A single genomic interval of Stenotrophomonas sp. ZAC14D1_NAIMI4_1 harbors:
- the dut gene encoding dUTP diphosphatase: MTQATSTPVAPLQALQVKLLDPRFGDSWPLPAYATEASAGMDLRAALETALTLQPGDTALVPSGLAIHIGDPNLCAVILPRSGLGHRHGIVLGNGTGLIDADYQGPLLISVWNRGREAFTIEPGDRIAQLVVVPIARVSLQVVDTFTDSVRGTGGFGHTGVR; the protein is encoded by the coding sequence ATGACCCAGGCAACATCCACCCCGGTGGCCCCTCTGCAGGCATTGCAGGTGAAGCTGCTCGACCCGCGCTTCGGCGACAGCTGGCCGCTGCCGGCCTATGCCACCGAAGCCAGCGCCGGCATGGACCTGCGCGCGGCGCTGGAAACCGCGCTGACCCTGCAGCCGGGCGACACCGCGCTGGTGCCCAGCGGCCTGGCCATCCACATCGGCGACCCGAACCTGTGCGCCGTGATCCTGCCGCGCTCGGGCCTGGGCCATCGCCACGGTATCGTGCTGGGCAACGGCACCGGCCTGATCGATGCCGATTACCAGGGCCCGCTGCTGATCAGCGTCTGGAATCGCGGCCGCGAAGCCTTCACCATCGAGCCGGGCGACCGCATCGCCCAGCTGGTTGTCGTACCGATTGCCCGCGTCAGCCTGCAGGTGGTGGATACTTTCACCGACAGCGTGCGGGGAACGGGTGGATTCGGCCATACCGGGGTGCGTTGA
- a CDS encoding phosphomannomutase/phosphoglucomutase, with product MSGSGEGRQKQSLGRNAPLLGAALLLLAGWFGWSAVQQWRQQASGDTLAQVRDEAVQGVQQAASGQLLQLQQHLKGDRVQQSLQAGDAAGAAQALRESWSGVEQVDVLTAGLADAYADAATFGYARLALLESVLADGKPGLRVVRDGGGNRLGLAAPVQLGSLGPAVVYVRQPLLRLTSPLDQLRTPSSGFLSLRQGAHDIVAQGNTSLSDSAEAMARPIKGTPLRLTASAPNIDPGPLGLGALPSAIVALLLAFIAVLLAVGRGRLPKSLPLPARRAAAAEADHGPTLRESLQMAAPAVPAADADDAGAGTPPAVPPPPPVDLPAGIFRAYDIRGVVGTELNARNAALIGQAIGTVALEQGLREVVVGRDGRLSGPELSASLAEGLRRAGCSVIDIGLAPTPLVYFAAFHLRTGTCVAVTGSHNPPEYNGFKVVIGGETLSGDAITDLYQRISEGRLAQAAAPGDYQQREVAADYIQRIADDVQLDRPLKVVADAGNGVAGAFAPQLLEAIGAEVIPLYCDVDGTFPNHHPDPSEPANLEDLVQTVKRFGADLGVAFDGDGDRLGVVTGEGKIIYADRLLMLFAADVLMRNPGAMVIYDVKCTGKLSDHVLRNGGSPLMWKTGHSLMKAKMRETDAELAGEMSGHFFFKERWFGFDDGLYAAARLLEILAQREETPHEVLEELPDMVSTPELKVPVASGTPHALVAMLVAAAQSEDNPYAGGRLSTIDGLRVDYPDGWGLVRASNTTPVLVLRFEGNDTAALERIQALFRSQLQGLLGDTPLGF from the coding sequence ATGAGCGGCAGCGGGGAAGGACGGCAGAAGCAGTCATTGGGGCGCAATGCGCCGTTGCTCGGTGCAGCGCTGTTGTTGCTGGCCGGCTGGTTCGGCTGGAGCGCGGTGCAGCAGTGGCGTCAGCAGGCCAGCGGGGACACGCTGGCGCAGGTACGCGACGAGGCGGTGCAGGGCGTGCAGCAGGCCGCATCCGGCCAGTTGCTGCAGCTGCAGCAGCATCTCAAGGGTGACCGCGTACAGCAGTCGCTGCAGGCCGGCGACGCCGCCGGTGCCGCGCAGGCCCTGCGTGAAAGCTGGTCCGGGGTGGAGCAGGTGGACGTCCTGACGGCCGGACTGGCCGATGCCTACGCCGATGCCGCGACCTTCGGTTATGCCCGCCTGGCGCTGCTGGAGTCGGTCCTGGCCGACGGCAAGCCGGGGCTGCGCGTGGTCCGTGATGGCGGTGGCAACCGCCTCGGCCTGGCGGCACCGGTGCAGCTGGGCTCGCTGGGCCCGGCCGTGGTCTATGTACGCCAGCCGCTGCTGCGCCTGACCAGCCCGCTGGACCAGCTGCGCACGCCATCCAGTGGGTTCCTGTCGCTGCGCCAGGGCGCGCATGACATCGTTGCCCAGGGCAACACCAGTCTGTCCGACAGCGCCGAGGCGATGGCGCGGCCGATCAAGGGCACCCCGCTGCGGCTGACCGCCAGCGCGCCCAACATCGACCCGGGCCCGCTGGGCCTGGGCGCCCTGCCCAGTGCCATCGTGGCGCTGTTGCTGGCCTTCATCGCCGTGCTGCTGGCGGTGGGCCGGGGCCGCCTGCCGAAGTCGCTGCCGTTGCCGGCGCGTCGTGCTGCTGCGGCCGAGGCCGATCACGGCCCGACCCTGCGCGAAAGCCTGCAGATGGCTGCACCGGCAGTGCCTGCCGCCGATGCGGACGATGCCGGAGCCGGCACCCCGCCGGCCGTGCCGCCGCCGCCACCGGTGGATCTGCCGGCCGGCATCTTCCGCGCCTACGACATCCGCGGCGTGGTGGGCACCGAGTTGAACGCGCGCAACGCCGCGCTGATCGGCCAGGCCATCGGTACCGTCGCCCTCGAACAGGGGCTGCGCGAGGTGGTGGTCGGTCGCGATGGGCGCCTGTCCGGCCCGGAACTGTCGGCCAGCCTGGCCGAGGGCCTGCGCCGCGCCGGCTGTTCGGTCATCGACATCGGCCTGGCGCCGACGCCGCTGGTCTATTTCGCTGCCTTCCACCTGCGCACGGGCACCTGCGTGGCGGTGACCGGCAGCCACAACCCGCCCGAGTACAACGGGTTCAAGGTGGTCATCGGCGGCGAAACGCTGTCCGGCGACGCCATCACCGACCTCTACCAGCGCATCAGCGAAGGCCGCCTGGCACAGGCCGCTGCGCCGGGCGACTACCAGCAGCGCGAGGTCGCGGCCGACTACATCCAGCGCATTGCCGACGACGTGCAGCTGGACCGCCCGTTGAAGGTGGTGGCCGACGCCGGCAACGGCGTGGCCGGCGCGTTCGCCCCGCAGCTGCTGGAAGCGATCGGCGCCGAGGTCATCCCGCTGTACTGCGATGTCGACGGCACCTTCCCCAACCACCACCCCGACCCCAGCGAACCGGCCAACCTGGAAGACCTGGTGCAGACGGTCAAGCGCTTCGGTGCCGACCTCGGCGTGGCCTTCGATGGTGATGGCGACCGCCTGGGCGTGGTCACCGGCGAAGGAAAGATCATCTACGCCGACCGCCTGCTGATGCTGTTCGCCGCCGACGTGCTGATGCGCAACCCCGGCGCGATGGTGATCTACGACGTGAAGTGCACCGGCAAGCTGTCCGACCACGTGCTGCGCAACGGTGGCAGCCCGCTGATGTGGAAGACCGGGCATTCGCTGATGAAGGCGAAGATGCGCGAGACCGATGCCGAGCTGGCTGGCGAGATGAGCGGCCACTTCTTCTTCAAGGAGCGCTGGTTCGGTTTCGACGATGGCCTGTACGCCGCCGCCCGCCTGCTGGAAATCCTCGCCCAGCGCGAAGAGACCCCGCACGAGGTGCTGGAGGAACTGCCGGACATGGTGTCCACGCCGGAACTGAAGGTGCCGGTGGCGTCGGGGACGCCGCATGCACTGGTGGCAATGCTGGTGGCCGCGGCGCAGTCGGAGGACAACCCGTACGCCGGTGGCCGCCTGTCGACCATCGATGGCCTGCGCGTGGACTACCCCGACGGCTGGGGCCTGGTACGGGCCTCCAACACCACCCCGGTGCTGGTGCTGCGCTTCGAAGGCAACGACACCGCCGCGCTGGAACGCATCCAGGCGCTGTTCCGCAGCCAGCTGCAGGGCCTGCTGGGCGACACCCCGCTGGGCTTCTGA